Below is a window of Chryseobacterium arthrosphaerae DNA.
TTTCCAGGACTTCTTTTTTACCGATCGGAAGCCTGTCTGCATATTGGGATTTGTATAGTAGTTTAGGAAGGTATTTATCCATCATTCTCTTATCCGGACCAAGACCTAACCGCAGCTCTTCCAGCACTACTCCTCTTTCTTTATTGATCTGCTCGTCAGAAAGGGTAGCATTGAATGCCCAGTCTTCCATCACTTTCAGCCCGGCATCAAGGTTTCCCGGCTTATCCAAAGGAACAGGAAGCATGTAAACGGTTTCGTCAAAGCTTGTGTAAGCATTCAGGTGCTGCCCGAACTTTACACCGATAGACTGGAGAAAGTCTACTAATTTATTATCCGGAAAATTTTTGGTTCCGTTGAAATTCATGTGCTCCATAAAGTGAGCTAATCCTCTCTGATTTTCATCTTCGAGAATAGACCCAGCATTGATAGCCAGACGGAAATCGACTTTCTTCTCAGGTAATGTGTTTTTTTTGATATAGTACTTCATTCCGTTGGAAAGAGTACCTATTCTTACAGAAGCATCCACCGGAATATTCTGCCCAAAGGCATTTGAAGACATCAGAAAGATGACCGCAAATGAAGACAAGACTTTTTTCATGTTATTATATTTTTTTTACCCGCTAAAAGTATTAATTATTCACAAGCTGAAGAAATCGTAAAATATATATTATAGTTAAATTTGAGTTAAAATTATTTATATACTAAAAAAACCGGGTAAAACCCGGTTCTGATATCATTAAACAGACATTTTTTATTTAAAATCGGCATCCGTTACTCCGGAATTGATAACAACTTTAGTGGTTTTGATATTCATTTTCTGGCCACCTCCTTCTGCATCTACATCTGAAGCAAACTGTAATCCGTCTACTGTCATATAGCTTTTAATGGTTGCACTGCCTTCTCCGGCTACGGTTTTATAAAGTAGCCCGGTTGTTGTATCAAAATAGAACTTCCCTTTATCAGAAGTCAGAACGTTGTAATCTTTTCCGTCAAGTTTTTCAACGGTTGCAGTCTGAAAATTAGAAGGATCAAATGCCAGAGCATCTACAGGTTTCCCTTTTTTAAGTTCAGCAATTTTGTCTGCAGGAATTTCCTGTTTGGTTCCCATCTGATCAAAATATCCTTTCTCACCGTCAAATAGCTGGATCATTTCTTTACCCATCAATGACTGTACAGACTTAAATTTATTCCCTAATTTCTTAGTGGTTGACTTAATTTCCATTCCCTGTACACTGATGGTATTATCCATGACAACAGATTTTACAGCATCCAGTTTATCTTTCCCTCCTGAAGCCTTGAAATAGTTATCAATAACTTCTTTAGGAGTAATTTTTGCAGTTACAGCTTCTGTTTTAGCAGATGCAGTTCCTTTTTTCTGGGCAGCAGCCGGTACTGAGAACAATACAGCGCAGAAAAACGGTATGATGATCTTTTTCATATATATAATAAGTTTAAAGGGTAAATATAGGAATATAATTATATATGATGAACGGGAAATAGTAACAGATGGATGACAAGCACTATTTACAGGAAAAATGACATGGTATTTATTAACACTTTTTTAGATAATCCCCTGTTTCTAAAGGATATTCTGAACAATAAAAAAACCGCCAAAAAATTGACGGTTTTCAAATATTTATATCGGTGTATAATTATTTTTTAAGCTCTTCTAAAAATTCGTCGTGAGAAATTTTAGTTTCTTTTTTGCTGGCTTTCTCAAGAATTACATCTTTCAATTTAGCCATAGCAACTTCAGAAGAGATTTGTCTTACCTGCTCCTGATCTTTCAACATCTCAACAGCATATTTCTGGATCTCCTCATCTCCTAAGTGGTGGATTCCGTAGATCGCCAATTGGTTTTTCACCAACTGCTCAGCCTGTGCCAATACGTCAGCATAGTCAAGGTTGATTTCGTTATCAGTCATCAATTTACCTTCGATGATCTGGTATCTCAACTGGTTTTTCTCAGCTTCAAGGATTTCTTTAGCCTGCTCTTCAGACTGGATGTTCTGGTTAGAGAACATTAACCATTTTACTAAGAAAGCTTCAGGAAGTGCTACTTCTTCTTTTTCAGTAACCTGCTCCAATACTTTATTCACGAAGTGAACGTCAGCATTCTGCTGGAAATACTCGTCTAATTCTGTTTTTACTTTTTCTTTAAGCTCTTCTTCAGACTTGATGTTTCCTTCTCCGTATACTTTGTCGAATAACTCCTGGTTAAGTTCAGCCAAGTTTAATGAATAGAAGTCTTTTACTTTTACTTCAATTTCATTATGGTGCAGATGCTCTACTTCTTCTTTGCTGAATCCTAATTCTTTAGCTAATTCTTCATCACCTGCAAGAGTTTCTTTCGTTACTTTTACAGATCCGTCCATCTTAAGACCTTTTACCAATTTGAAAGCTTCTTTGTTTTCAGCTGTAATGGTAAGGTTCTTCGGATGGTGGTGGTGTTCTCCTTCAGCATCTTCTTCTACAACCTGAGAAACCTCTAAAGCAATGTAAGAATCTTTAGTGATTTTATCCTGAGGAACCTGCTCAGCAAAACGCTTCTGCATGTTTTCAATGCTCTTTCCGATTTCTTTGTCAGAAGCTTCTACTTTATAGTGAGGGGCTTCATATTTAGCTAAGTCTATAGTGAATGCAGGCTCATATCCTACTTCGAAAGCAACTTCCAGCTGATCAGCATTGTAATCGAATTCGTTTACTGGCTGAGGAATAGGCTGACCAACTAATCTTAACTTGTTTTCGTTAACATAGTTGTTCAAAGCATCAGAAACCTGTCTGTTGATTTCTTCAAATGCAATACCTGCTTCATATTGTTTTTTAACCATACTCAAAGGCACTTTCCCTTTTCTGAATCCAGGAACTTGCGCATTTTTAGCATAATTAATCAATTGCTTCTCTACTTTTTCTTTGTAGTCAGATTTTTCCAATGTCACTGTAAGCAATGCACTTACATCATCATGGTTTTGTGCGGTAACCTTCATTATTGATTAAAATTTTAGGTTGCAAAAATATGAATTTTTTATGAGAATCACTCATTTAAAATCAACTTATAAAGCCAAATATTGTTAAATAAAAAACCACCGGAAATTCCGGTGGTCCCAAACAAGATTAATTATTCCTAATTGCTTAGGTTAAATTTGGCTTCTGCGTCAGTTTCTCCCCCTACTACACTTCCCCATGCCGTACCTGATTTTGCATCATTTACGCTTTGAGGAGCATGAATAAGGTCCAGCTTTAGGATAGGAGCAGCACCGTTGACTGCTTTTACGACAGTCCATTTTGTTCTCAATCCCACTCTTTTTCCATCACCTCTAAGATCTCCTCCATCTAATCTTTCTAATGTAATATTCGATTGTGGAAAATCAAAAATTAAAAAGTGTTCATTTTTAGCCTTAAGAATTTCATCTGTTGTATCTTCATTTCCATTTTTAAAAGTGGTAACCACCGTATAAGATTTACCGTCTTTCAACGGAATTGTAGGCTGCCCCCCAGCTCCGATACTATAATTATAAGGAATGGTATTGGTAGTACCGTCTTCAGTTACCAATAAGACAATATTCGTCAATTCTTCCTGCGGAATATCATCTTCCTGTACAGAACCATCTCTTTGACAAGAAATTGCAGTAATGGAAAGAAATAAAACAGCTAATAATTTGATTATATTTTTAGTATTGAATAGTTTTTTCATTTTAAAAAAATTTAAGATTGTAAAATTTTGTTTGAATTGTTTTTTATCAACTTTAGAAACGGTATCTAAAGTTTAAAATAAAGTTTCTTCCTGCCTCATCTGCAAAGAACCTCATACGATTAAGATAATCCCTGTATGAAACATTAAAAATGTTATTGATAATAAGACCGGCAGAAAGATTTTTACTGATATTGACTCCCGTACGGATATTCCACAGTGAGTATCCATCCGGCGACGTACTGAAGTCAACGGTTTTTGTTACTTCCTCTCCATTTTCATAAATAGAAATTGTAGCATTATGAATCGGGAATCTGTTCTGCTTTAAAAAAGTCTGGTTTTCAAGAGTGAGATAAAAGTTACTCCAGTTCTCTTTATTAAACTGTAATGCATTGGAGAAGTTTGGAGGCATCATTAAAATTAATGGTTCATTATGGGTATCATCCTGACCATAAACGTAACTTCCTTTTCCTACATAAGTCAGATTATCCGTCAATTTCCAGTTGATATCCAGATCTACACCATACATTTTGGCATCAATCTGCTGATATTCCCACACCGGAAATACTCCCCTGATCGTATTCTGTATACCTGTCGGGATCTCATTAATGAAGTTTTTGGTGATAAAGAAATACGGATTCACGGAAAGGTTAAGCCCTTTCAAAATATTGAATTTAGCATCAGCTGTCAGATTAAACTGGTGCCCTTCCTCATTTTTCAGGCTCATATCACCAATTTCAATTACGGCTGCAGAGTGGTGCAGACCATCTGAAAATAATTCTGCAATATTAGGAGTTCTTCCAACTTTCGCGTAATTAAATTTCAGATCAAAATTCGCATCAGGACGATACTCCAGGCCTGCATTGAAAGAAATATTATGATAGTTCAGCTTAGGACGCGCCAGTACTCTATTCTGATTGGTTTTCACATAAAATTCAGGATAGGAATCCGCATAGCGTTTCTCCCAATCATTGCTGTCATACCATTTGGTAACATCGTAGCGGTTGAAGTCATATCTGGCCCCGGCTTCTACATTAAAATCATGTGAAATTTTGTATTTGAAAATAGAATATAGCCCCGCTGAATATTTATCATAATTAGGAATCAAACGCCTTGCTTTGGTTGCAGGATCAGAATAATTGTTCTGGAATCCGGCATCAATTCCCGTTTCCAATGACCATTTACCTCTTTCAAGTAAATCATTAATATTAAACTGATGGGTCATCAATTCCAAATCTAAAGACGGAATATCATTCAGGTCCCCCCTTCTTATGTCATATTCCTGCCTGTGATTGTACTGATAGCTGTATGTTGCTGAAATTTTCCCGATATTTTCGAATCTTTTGAATGCTGAAATTTTAGCAATATGGTGATCAATAACCTGTCTCGGATTATCAATATTATAACTGAAATCTCCGGTATAAGCAGGAATTCTTCTGGTCATTGCATTGTAGAAATCTTCATTGTTTCCTACGTGCGAACCTCTGTAAATTCCAATATTCTGCCGTGTCAGATAATAATCAAAAGAAATTCCTCTTTCATAGTTATTATTCTGCACGGTAAAATTGAAGGAAGAAAAATCCATTCCGGTATTCATCAGGTTATAATCAGGCGTATGCTGATCTCCCAATTTTTTAATACTTCCACCGGATTTTACTGCCCAACCGTTTTTCCAGGTTTTGGCCACATCCACATCCAGTCCCAATCCCCTTCCGTTGGAAATTCCCGAAAGGTTTACGGAACCTTTTACGGTGTCTTTTTTAGGGAAAATTTCAGGTTCCATTACCACCACGCCACCAATTGCATCACTACCATACTTCAGAGCAGATGCCCCTTTGATCACATCAATATGCTGAAAATTATTAATATCAACATTCGGGGCATGCTCTACGCCCCATTCCTGCTCAGCAAGACGCACCCCGTTGTTCAAAATGCTGATACGGCTTCCGTATAACCCGTGAATAACCGGTTTTGAAATATTATTCCCGGTTTTCAGGGCAGTCACTCCCGAAATTTTTGATAGCAGGTTTCCCAGATTATCTGTAGAATTTTTCTCTATTTCAGATTTGCCCAGCGTTTTCACGATAAGTGATCCGTTGTTCTTATGGTTCCCGTGAATGGTCACCGTTTCGATATCCTTGACATGATGCTCAAGGGTTACCGTTATATGTAAATCCTGATCAACTCCTATATTTTCAGTATAATCATTGCAATCAGGATGTCTGGCAATGAGTGTATACTTCCCTGCAGGGATTTTATCAAAGGAAAATTTACCTTTTTTATCTGTTTTTGCCGTAAACCCTCCGATTTTCACGACTGCATTTTCCAGCATGGTTTTATCGTGGAAATCCTGAACGGTTCCTTGTACAGTATACGTTTTTTGTGCACTCGTAAATACTGATCCGCAAAAGATCAGCAGCAGGCAATATATCAATTTCATTGTAAGTAGATTGATTGCGTACCCAGTTTTCAGGGTACATTTTTTCGTTAAAATTTGTTGGATGGGTTTGAATTCATTCTATGATGCAGATCTTGTGTACATCTGATAATGAACAGCCTTGGAAGTCAGATATGAAAAGTGGTCATAAAAGTTTTTGATTACTAACTCATATACCCACTACAGCTGTTTTGCAACAACTTTAAATAGTAAACTTCAAACATTGAACATTAATCAGGCTCTGCGATATAGAGCTGTAAACCCAATAAGAATATTGATTAGGAAAGTGCGGGCGGTCCCCGAAGCTGAAAGGTGAATTTGGTCTGAGACCAGATTTTCTCCTGGATGGCGATGATCTGCTTTACCTCCTGAGTATAGTGCTCAAAGGTAAAACTGAATTCTTCAGGAGCTAAGGTATGTCCGGTAGCCAAAAAGTGGCATGCCAGACAGTCGCCGGCTTTCTCTTTAGCAGCGGCTTTCGTCATTGTATTCTCGGTTTTTTTAAGGTTGAATCCCTTAAAGGTCTCCGCAGAATCATGATGGTGAAAGCTCTGAGAAAGCAGGGCGAGAAAATACACTCCAAACAATAGCTTGGAGATAAAACTCTTGAGGTTTCTGCTTTCTTTAAAAATCATAGGCCAAAATTATGAAAATATTTTAATTGAAAGGCTAAACTTTCATTAAATTACTTTAACGGTTGCAGATAATACGTCGGAATATATAATCATGATGTTACAAAAAAGCCTCATAAATTCTGATTTATGAAGCTTTTGTCATTTATATTACTGAATATTACAGTTTAATCAAGCTGGGTTCCAAGGTATTCCCATTCCTGTAAAGCATTATCCAGTTCTTCTTTGGCTTTATTGTATTTTTCCAGCGTTTCATCAGAAGGGTTTTCCCTGGCAAAAGAGGCTTCCATTTCTTCTACTTTCATTTCAAGTTCAGAAATCTTCTCTTCTACTTTTTTAATTTTATTCTGAATATTTTTCTGTTCTTTGCTGATGACAGCAGAGCTTTGGCTATTGCTTACAACAGGTTTTTCTTCTTTTTTAGGCTCTGCTTTCACTTCTTCGTTGTGAAGTTTAGCTTTTTCAGCAGAGATTTCCCTGATGGTTTCTTTTTGTCTGTACTCCAAATATTCGTTGATATCTCCAAGGAATTCTTTCATTTTCCCGTCACGGAATTCATAGATCTTATCACAAAGTCCCTGAAGGAATTCCCTGTCGTGAGAGATCACGATCAATGTTCCTTCAAAATTCTGTAACGCCAGCTTGATAATTTCCTTAGACTGAATATCAAGGTGGTTGGTAGGTTCGTCCATGATCAGTGTGTTGAAAGGACGAAGCAATAGTTTACAAAGTGCCAGGCGGTTTCTTTCTCCTCCGGAAAGTACTTTTGTTTTTTTGGAAACGGCATCTCCCTGGAACAGGAAAGATCCCAGTAAATCTCTTACTCTTGGTCTCGTTTCTTCCGTTGCAGCGTCTTCCGCTTCTTCCAGCACTGTTTTATTAGGAGTAAGTACTTCTTCCTGATTCTGGGCAAAATATCCGATATTGACGTTGTGCCCGAGATTCCAGGTTCCTGAATAGTCTTTAATATCTCCGGCAAGAATTTTTGCCAGCGTTGTTTTCCCCTGTCCGTTCTGTCCCAGCAATGCGATTCTGTCTCCTCTCTGAACGATGAAGTCTACATCATCAAAGATCTGCTTGTTTCCGTAAGCTTTCCCCAGATTTTCTGCTTCAAAGATCACTTTCCCCGGAACCATAGACTGTACGAAACGGATGTTGAATTTGGAAACGTCTTCGTTATCCACTTCAATACGCTCAATTTTATCCAGTTTTTTGATGAGTGACTGGGCAAAAGATGCTTTGGTAGCACTGGCACGGAATTTATTGATGTTATCTTCCATCTGTTTGATCTCCGCATCCTGATTCTTTTTAGCCTGAATCAGTTTTTCACGGCGATCTTCCCTCATGATCAGATATTTGGAATAATTCGCTTTATAGTCGTCAACTTTTTTATTATTGATGTCAAAGGTTCTGTTACAAACCGCTGTCATGAACTGCTTATCGTGGCTTACCAGAACAATGGCTCCCGGATAGTCTTTCAGGAAGTTCTCCAGCCAGATGATAGATTCCATATCAAGGTGGTTGGTAGGCTCATCGAGAAGCATAATATCATTCTTCTGAAGCAGCAGCTTTGCCAGTTCAATTCTCATTCTCCATCCTCCTGAAAATTCATCGGTGATCTTCTGGAAATCGTCGGCTTTAAATCCTAGACCGAACAATACCTTTTCCATATCTCCTTCAAGATTGTAGGCATCATGGTTCATCAGAAGGTCATTCAGTTCTGTCATTTTATTGATCAGATCTGTATAGGAATCGCTTTCATAATCGGTTCTTGTTGCCATCTGATGATTCACCTCTTCAAGCTCATTTTTCCATGCATTGATCTGCTCGAAAGCCTGCATGGTTTCATTCCAGACAGTTCTTCCTTTTACAAAATCAAGATCCTGTTTCAGGAACCCAATGGTAACGCTTCCTTCTGTAATGACATCTCCTTCGTAGAAGTTAATTTCTCCTGACAGCATTTTCAATAAAGTGGATTTCCCCGCTCCATTTTTACCTACCAGACCTACTTTATCATCCTTTTTGATGGTAAAATTTACATTTTGAAATAAATAATTTCCTGAATGATGTAATCCTAAACTTTGAACCGAAAGCATTTTTTAAATTAATTGTTAATAATGAGTATGAATTTTCGGCTGCAAAAATACGGAAAAAGAAATGAATACTCCAGAAATAAAAAAGTTACCCCAAAATTCATATTGTGAGGAAGTTTCGTGAATGAACAATCTAAAGTAACGGGCATTATGAATACGGATACCTAACAAAAAGGAGACATTTTTCCAATGTCCCCTAACCTAAATTTAAAACTCAAGTGCTTGCACTATGTATTCATTTCATTCAATCCCGCCTTTGCAGGAGCTTTTACAATGGAGCGTATCCAGACATCATTGTTCGGAACACTTGTTCCGTAGAGAAAATCTGTTACAAAAGTATCTTCAGGCAGATGAAGCTCAGCAGAAAGTCTTGTATGGTTATTCTGATCGGAAGTGCTGCCGGAAACATTCAATCCGTTATTGATAAGTTCTGCATTGGCTTCCCATGCTGTTTTTTGCCGTAAGCTATCGTTATACAGTCCAAAATTTGCTGAAATATGGGTATAGTCTGCCAGCCAGCTGAAGTCATATACGGGTTTCCTATCTGCTGAAAGATCATTCACATATTCATTCAGTTTTACGGAAAAACGGTTTAATAAAATATGTCTGTTGTAATCGGTTCCAAAATAGATGTCAGTATCTGTGCTGAAAACTGATGCTACCTTATGGGTTTCTTCCATCATAAGTTTTCCATATACTTTTGAAAGATCACTGTATACTTTATGCCTGCATACATAGGCCCGTGAGAAAATATCTCTTTTCTCGACCTGATAGCCGGAAAGCAGTGCATCCCAGATTTTGTTTCCTTCCGCATCTGTTTTTGCATTCCTGATATCGGAAACATAATTATGTACATCATCCACATTGACGAAATCTGTAGAAATATAAACAGACTGCGGCCCTTCCAGGTACCCTCCTCCTATATCTGCATGGGCACCAGGCACAAAAATTTCTTTCCAGACTGATGAACAGGTTTCTGACTTCTGATCCCGCATCATTTTTGAATTGTCGAAAAAACCGGTAAGCGGAAAAAAGAACCGACACTCGTTTACGGCACAGATATGAAGGGCATTTTCAACAGGGGCAGGCAAACTCAGATCATATTGACTGAACGGCTTTGACTCCACGGTATCGAATGCTCCTAAAAATTTAATCTTACAGTTTTTAAAAAGATAATGGGATAAAAGCTGATTGCAGAAGGTTCTCGCCAGCATTCCTCCTCTTCCGAATCCATAAATATAAAAATGATATTCCTGATGTTCTTCTGTAAGTACATCCTTTACAAAATCATCCGCTTTCTGAAGTTTGTCATCAGCAGAATATCCCGATCCATAAGGCGGATTGGCACATGTTGCCATGGCAAAATTGCTGTCTTCGCTTCCTGTTACCGTTCCTATTCCCTCGATGTATATTTTTTTATTCCCTTTGAATACACTGTAGAGCTTATAAATATTGGTAAAGGCTCCGAAATAACTTTCATTATTATTCAACGGCTTATCGGGGGAAAGAGCATTCACTCCATTATTTCCTGTACCATCAAAGAAAATCCCGACGGAAATCACTCTGTTATCATTCATGCTTTTTTTTGTTATGTTACAGATCTGATCTGTATATTGTTTCATCCAAGGCCTCCAGAAGAGACATTTCAAAATAACAGAAGAAAACCAATTTAATCTAGAGTAAAAAGTACCAAATAAAAAATTCCGTATTTCTACGGAATGATATTATATTTTTTCAAGGGAATAAATGTTGTGGACAATTGCATAAATAACGATGCCCACTGTATTTCTGGCACCAATCTTCTCAAGAATCCGCTGCCTGTGGCTTTCTACTGTTCTGGGACTGATGAAGAGTTTTTCTCCGATTTCATTATTGGTCAATTCCTGACAGATCAGTTTTACCACATCCTTTTCCCTTTCAGACAATTCATCTTCTGTTTCGAAGAGAGAATTTTTCTTGGCCGTACTGTTCATATAGCTGAACAGCATCTGATGGTCTTCAGCAGTAAAGAACACTCCGTTTTTATCCACCATTGTAATGGCATCAATAAATGTTTTCTTATTGGAGTTTTTAGGAAGGAATGCTGAAACGCCCAGCTTAACCATATACCCCAGAATTGAGGTTTTGTAATGGGAAGACAGGATGATAATCTTAAGTTCGGGATATTTTTCTTTGAGAATTTCCACGAGCTCAAAGCCATTCATAGGTTTCATCTGAACATCCACAAGCGCAATATCAGGAAATTCTTTTGCTGAAAGCCGGCCTAAGTTTTCTATAAAATCAGGTCCGTTGTCTGCGGTAAGGCAGACGGATATATTCTTTTCATTGGACAGCAGCATTTTCACCCCTTCAAGGATCAGCTGTTCATCATCAATCAGGGCTATTTTGATTTGGGAACTCATGGTATTTCGGAATTTTAATAATTAGACGACTTCCTGTATGTAAAAAAGTTTTTTTCCATTTATGGGTGGCATTCATTGATTGGATCCGGGATTCAATATTCTTGATTCCCATACCTTTCTTCACCTCTTCATAATTGAATCCCTGCCCGTTGTCTGAAATAACAACCGCCATATTTTCAGGATAATCTTTGAGGTAGATCCAAAGGTCCGTTGCCGTTGAATGCCTGATAACATTGGTTGTAATTTCCTGAATAATCCTGTACAGCTGCACTTCCACAAAGAGATCTTTCTTTTCATATCCGGGCATTACCTGCAGGGAAATATTGATTTTGTGGGCGAGATTGGTAATCAGTTCCTCCACATACAGCACCAGCCCTACAGACTCCAGATTTACAGGATACAATGAATGGGAAATACTTCTGGCAGCATCAATGAGGGAAGACATCTGATTGTAAATATTGTTTTTGATCAGCTCATCTCCCTGGGTATCAAGATTATTAAGCCAAAGAGATAAAATATTGAGACGGTTCCCGATATCATCATGGATCATGACCGCTATTTTCTTCCGTTCTTCTTCCTGAGCTTTTATGTTTTCCAGTACCAGCTTTTTCTGATGAAGAACTTCCGCTTCATGCTGAACATTCTTTTCTTTGATAATCCTGGTTATAAAAGCTTTGTAGGCAAGTAAAATAAAAGATACTATAATTGCTATGGTAACAATTATAAGGATCAGCAGGTTGATATTTAATGTTACTTCTTTAATCTGATAAAGGTATATAAAAATGAACTGTATAAAATGCCTGAAAGGATATTATTGGCACTGAAAAGCGTATAATAATCGTTTTCCGACAGATTGGCGATCTGATGCTGAATGATAAAGATAAACACTGAAACGGAATAATAGAAAAAGATGCAGGCATCTACCAAAAGAAACCGTCCCTGAACAGAAGCATTCTTGATCTCACGGATCAGTACATATCCGGAAAGGCAAATGATAATGATATTGGAGATCACCTTTACAACATCTGCATTGGGCGGCCAGTTGAAACCGTATTTCAGGATCATAAATCCGGCTGCAGCTACTGCTACCAATCCCCGGATATAAGCGGGCCAATCTAATTTTCTGATGAATAGACCGGTCAGCAGGAAAAATTCTCCGGCAATATACACCGGATAGAGGAATGAAGTATCGTTGAGTCTGAAAATATAAGGCAGCACGAAGTTGATCAGTTCAATAAAAAAAAGAAAAGCAATACAATGGAAATATTGCCTTTCTTTATGATCTAACAGGCGGTATTTAGCTGCTCCCAGCACTATAACAGATAGAAGCAGTCCGTAGTTCAGGAATAAAATTGCTTTATAGAGATCAGCCATTCCTTAATGTATCATTTTAAAATTCGTTTCCTACCCCATCATCAGGAAGACGGCAGATAGGCGGACATGGTTTTGCCCAGTCATAAGTATTTGAAATTGTCTGAACGCCTCCTGTATTCTCAAGGTTTTCATGAAAAGAGATAAAGATCAGAGTGGCAAGCATCTTTCC
It encodes the following:
- a CDS encoding trigger factor — protein: MKVTAQNHDDVSALLTVTLEKSDYKEKVEKQLINYAKNAQVPGFRKGKVPLSMVKKQYEAGIAFEEINRQVSDALNNYVNENKLRLVGQPIPQPVNEFDYNADQLEVAFEVGYEPAFTIDLAKYEAPHYKVEASDKEIGKSIENMQKRFAEQVPQDKITKDSYIALEVSQVVEEDAEGEHHHHPKNLTITAENKEAFKLVKGLKMDGSVKVTKETLAGDEELAKELGFSKEEVEHLHHNEIEVKVKDFYSLNLAELNQELFDKVYGEGNIKSEEELKEKVKTELDEYFQQNADVHFVNKVLEQVTEKEEVALPEAFLVKWLMFSNQNIQSEEQAKEILEAEKNQLRYQIIEGKLMTDNEINLDYADVLAQAEQLVKNQLAIYGIHHLGDEEIQKYAVEMLKDQEQVRQISSEVAMAKLKDVILEKASKKETKISHDEFLEELKK
- a CDS encoding TonB-dependent receptor, translated to MKLIYCLLLIFCGSVFTSAQKTYTVQGTVQDFHDKTMLENAVVKIGGFTAKTDKKGKFSFDKIPAGKYTLIARHPDCNDYTENIGVDQDLHITVTLEHHVKDIETVTIHGNHKNNGSLIVKTLGKSEIEKNSTDNLGNLLSKISGVTALKTGNNISKPVIHGLYGSRISILNNGVRLAEQEWGVEHAPNVDINNFQHIDVIKGASALKYGSDAIGGVVVMEPEIFPKKDTVKGSVNLSGISNGRGLGLDVDVAKTWKNGWAVKSGGSIKKLGDQHTPDYNLMNTGMDFSSFNFTVQNNNYERGISFDYYLTRQNIGIYRGSHVGNNEDFYNAMTRRIPAYTGDFSYNIDNPRQVIDHHIAKISAFKRFENIGKISATYSYQYNHRQEYDIRRGDLNDIPSLDLELMTHQFNINDLLERGKWSLETGIDAGFQNNYSDPATKARRLIPNYDKYSAGLYSIFKYKISHDFNVEAGARYDFNRYDVTKWYDSNDWEKRYADSYPEFYVKTNQNRVLARPKLNYHNISFNAGLEYRPDANFDLKFNYAKVGRTPNIAELFSDGLHHSAAVIEIGDMSLKNEEGHQFNLTADAKFNILKGLNLSVNPYFFITKNFINEIPTGIQNTIRGVFPVWEYQQIDAKMYGVDLDINWKLTDNLTYVGKGSYVYGQDDTHNEPLILMMPPNFSNALQFNKENWSNFYLTLENQTFLKQNRFPIHNATISIYENGEEVTKTVDFSTSPDGYSLWNIRTGVNISKNLSAGLIINNIFNVSYRDYLNRMRFFADEAGRNFILNFRYRF
- a CDS encoding ABC-F family ATP-binding cassette domain-containing protein, whose protein sequence is MLSVQSLGLHHSGNYLFQNVNFTIKKDDKVGLVGKNGAGKSTLLKMLSGEINFYEGDVITEGSVTIGFLKQDLDFVKGRTVWNETMQAFEQINAWKNELEEVNHQMATRTDYESDSYTDLINKMTELNDLLMNHDAYNLEGDMEKVLFGLGFKADDFQKITDEFSGGWRMRIELAKLLLQKNDIMLLDEPTNHLDMESIIWLENFLKDYPGAIVLVSHDKQFMTAVCNRTFDINNKKVDDYKANYSKYLIMREDRREKLIQAKKNQDAEIKQMEDNINKFRASATKASFAQSLIKKLDKIERIEVDNEDVSKFNIRFVQSMVPGKVIFEAENLGKAYGNKQIFDDVDFIVQRGDRIALLGQNGQGKTTLAKILAGDIKDYSGTWNLGHNVNIGYFAQNQEEVLTPNKTVLEEAEDAATEETRPRVRDLLGSFLFQGDAVSKKTKVLSGGERNRLALCKLLLRPFNTLIMDEPTNHLDIQSKEIIKLALQNFEGTLIVISHDREFLQGLCDKIYEFRDGKMKEFLGDINEYLEYRQKETIREISAEKAKLHNEEVKAEPKKEEKPVVSNSQSSAVISKEQKNIQNKIKKVEEKISELEMKVEEMEASFARENPSDETLEKYNKAKEELDNALQEWEYLGTQLD
- a CDS encoding phospholipase effector Tle1 domain-containing protein, producing the protein MNDNRVISVGIFFDGTGNNGVNALSPDKPLNNNESYFGAFTNIYKLYSVFKGNKKIYIEGIGTVTGSEDSNFAMATCANPPYGSGYSADDKLQKADDFVKDVLTEEHQEYHFYIYGFGRGGMLARTFCNQLLSHYLFKNCKIKFLGAFDTVESKPFSQYDLSLPAPVENALHICAVNECRFFFPLTGFFDNSKMMRDQKSETCSSVWKEIFVPGAHADIGGGYLEGPQSVYISTDFVNVDDVHNYVSDIRNAKTDAEGNKIWDALLSGYQVEKRDIFSRAYVCRHKVYSDLSKVYGKLMMEETHKVASVFSTDTDIYFGTDYNRHILLNRFSVKLNEYVNDLSADRKPVYDFSWLADYTHISANFGLYNDSLRQKTAWEANAELINNGLNVSGSTSDQNNHTRLSAELHLPEDTFVTDFLYGTSVPNNDVWIRSIVKAPAKAGLNEMNT
- a CDS encoding response regulator transcription factor, translated to MSSQIKIALIDDEQLILEGVKMLLSNEKNISVCLTADNGPDFIENLGRLSAKEFPDIALVDVQMKPMNGFELVEILKEKYPELKIIILSSHYKTSILGYMVKLGVSAFLPKNSNKKTFIDAITMVDKNGVFFTAEDHQMLFSYMNSTAKKNSLFETEDELSEREKDVVKLICQELTNNEIGEKLFISPRTVESHRQRILEKIGARNTVGIVIYAIVHNIYSLEKI
- a CDS encoding sensor histidine kinase → MIHDDIGNRLNILSLWLNNLDTQGDELIKNNIYNQMSSLIDAARSISHSLYPVNLESVGLVLYVEELITNLAHKINISLQVMPGYEKKDLFVEVQLYRIIQEITTNVIRHSTATDLWIYLKDYPENMAVVISDNGQGFNYEEVKKGMGIKNIESRIQSMNATHKWKKTFLHTGSRLIIKIPKYHEFPNQNSPD